The Primulina eburnea isolate SZY01 chromosome 6, ASM2296580v1, whole genome shotgun sequence genome contains a region encoding:
- the LOC140833983 gene encoding uracil-DNA glycosylase, mitochondrial, which translates to MAASAKTLMDFLQQPAKRIRRTSSSSPPLLRPVSSLDDATASISPDQKRRIDYNKALARSKRNLKLCSDKVSKAIDAGTRYVELEELLVEETWLEVLPGELQKPYAKKLCEFVEKEICHGCMPVYPPQHLIFNALNTTPFDQVKAVIIGQDPYHGPGQAMGLSFSVPNGVKVPSSLANIYKEIQQDLGCSTPSNGNLEKWAVQGVLLLNTVLTVRRSQANCHAGKGWEQFTDAVIGAISQKKKGVVFILWGNNAQVKSRLIDETKHYVLKSAHPSGLSANRGFFGCRHFSRTNKILDEMGIPPIDWQL; encoded by the exons ATGGCAGCTTCTGCGAAAACCCTAATGGATTTTCTTCAGCAACCAGCGAAGCGAATCAGGAGAACCTCCTCCTCATCGCCTCCCCTTTTACGGCCAGTTTCATCCCTAGACGACGCCACCGCCTCCATTTCCCCTGATCAGAAGCGCAGAATAGACTACAACAAAGCCCTTGCCAGATCCAAGCGAAACCTCAAACTGTGCTCGGATAAAGTCTCCAAAGCTATTGACGCAG GAACGAGATATGTGGAGCTGGAGGAACTTTTAGTGGAGGAGACATGGTTGGAAGTGCTACCAGGGGAGTTGCAGAAGCCTTATGCAAAGAAACTGTGTGAATTTGTGGAGAAAGAAATTTGCCATGGCTGCATGCCAGTTTACCCTCCTCAACATCTTATTTTCAACGCACTCAACACAACCCCATTTGACCAGGTTAAAGCTGTTATTATTGGACAG GACCCATATCATGGACCAGGTCAAGCAATGGGCCTTTCTTTCTCAGTGCCGAATGGTGTCAAGGTGCCTTCCAGTCTTGCAAACATATATAAAGAGATTCAACAGGATCTGGGCTGTTCAACTCCGTCTAATGGGAACCTGGAAAAGTGGGCCGTGCAG GGTGTTCTCTTGCTAAATACTGTTCTTACAG TGAGGAGAAGTCAGGCAAATTGTCATGCAGGAAAAGGGTGGGAGCAGTTTACTGATGCGGTTATTGGAGCAATTTCACAGAAGAAAAAAGGAGTTGTTTTTATTCTTTGGGGAAATAATGCTCAAGTCAAATCTCG GTTGATTGATGAGACAAAGCACTACGTTCTGAAATCAGCTCATCCTTCTGGTTTATCTGCAAACAGAGGCTTCTTTGGATGCAG GCACTTTTCTCGTACAAACAAGATCCTGGACGAAATGGGAATACCTCCTATAGATTGGCAATTATAG